Proteins from one Triticum aestivum cultivar Chinese Spring chromosome 7A, IWGSC CS RefSeq v2.1, whole genome shotgun sequence genomic window:
- the LOC123152205 gene encoding serine/threonine-protein phosphatase 7 long form homolog gives MFVKFFCRMADGDGPWYDGLIDEWDKEHRARAIENGQVVVAMRMRGHSADDFDYDPRYEPYIRRLGLLPFVLQFKRRAPPVNHAALTALVDRWRPETHSFHLPCGEMTMTLQDMAMISGLPINGQAVTGRVSVGNWRERTADLIGVQPEGPQEGKADTAKVRHSWLKLVRGNTNPCPQDANDVVVQQYARAYLWYVLTKVVFSDATGNSALWMFLEPLNNWDTQYSWGSAALAYLYRQLDLACRRKGGTSSLSGFVWSLSVWMWERIPVGRPDLKNPLMANPRGNHDGLHDDDPYRRPTLAYYWEQVTVYTGSSHVRYKCYMNELDTLTAEQVHWLPYVEDRDFDLNEMCTRDSHLWRARCPMICFFAVEWHFVDRVARQFGKRQGIPIEESKEEMLSLHRFDRRNNQDISDWANKHRAWIEIWNQRDTLVQSENRPHNQSAYQKYQVWYADRYRLKLKPGWTHEEWSELVSEDPETAEGYHTFNTAVRDTRGAHVDYAPMHDEMGRELLLCVNDANVALSHPPGGALSERTLRSTMEKFKKRFHKMAAMLSCHGAQSSDVYAPGSRAARANKRRYVQNEEDIEEEVNEEEPAHQEEPTHHDEHEYDATHQEDHEYDVDAPQPSQVTQPTQGNARSRKGKAIAKTPGQKGRKKIWNTQFHSPEYPHQFMPAGMQRYKSNIDAEAEEASEEEEHEASEEEEHTLADIVKRGRKK, from the exons ATGTTTGTGAAATTTTTTTGTAGGATGGCGGATGGTGATGGACCTTGGTATGACGGATTAATCGATGagtgggataaggagcatcgtgctcGTGCCATTGAAAATGGACAG GTTGTAGTTgctatgcgcatgaggggtcatTCCGCTGATGACTTTGATTACGACCCGCGGTATGAGCCTTACATTCGGAGATTGGGTCTTCTCCCATTCGTGTTGCAGTTTAAGCGACGCGCTCCGCCGGTGAACCACGCGGCGCTGACCGCACTTGTGGATCGTTGGAGGCCGGAGACTCACTCCTTCCAccttccatgtggggagatgacgATGACCCTACAGGACATGGCTATGATAAGCGGCCTTCCTATCAATGGACAAGCTGTTACCGGTCGTGTCAGCGTGGGTAATTGGCGAGAACGGACTGCCGATTTAATTGGCGTTCAGCCCGAGGGCCCTCAGGAAGGCAAGGCCGATACAGCGAAAGTGAGGCATTCTTGGCTAAAACTGGTCAGAGGAAACACCAACCCGTGCCCTCAGGATGCCAATGACGTGGTTGTGCAGCAGTACGCGCGGGCCTATCTTTGGTATGTACTAACCAAGGTAGTCTTCTCAGATGCAACCGGGAACTCAGCCCTCTGGATGTTCTTGGAGCCACTTAATAACTGGGATACCCAGTATAGCTGGGGTTCGGCCGCACTAGCATACTTGTATCGTCAG CTTGACTTGGCGTGTCGGAGGAAGGGAGGTACATCCTCATTGTCTGGGTTTGTTTGGAGCCTATCCGTGTGGATGTGGGAGCGGATCCCGGTTGGACGGCCCGATTTGAAGAACCCCCTCATGGCAAACCCACGGGGTAATCATGACGGGTTGCATGATGATGATCCATATCGGCGCCCTACGCTTGCTTACTATTGGGAACAAGTGACAGTGTACACAGGAAGCTcgcatgtgcgatacaagtgctatATGAACGAGCTGGACACCTTGACTGCTGAGCAG GTACATTGGTTGCCTTATGTGGAAGATCGTGACTTTGATCTTAATGAGATGTGCACGCGTGATAGCCATCTTTGGCGGGCGAGGtgcccaatgatatgcttcttcgcaGTCGAGTGGCACTTTGTAGACCGTGTGGCAAGACAATTTGGAAAAAGACAAGGTATTCCAATTGAGGAGAGCAAGGAGGAAATGCTATCTCTGCATCG GTTCGATCGAAGGAACAATCAGGATATATCGGATTGGGCAAACAAACACCGTGCGTGGATAGAAATTTGGAATCAAAGAGACACGTTAGTGCAATCAGAGAATAGACCTCACAATCAGTCAGCATATCAGAAGTATCAAGTGTGGTATGCGGATCGTTACCGGTTAAAGCTGAAGCCAGGTTGGACTCACGAGGAGTGGTCGGAGTTGgtgtctgaagacccggagactgcAGAAGGTTATCATACCTTCAACACGGCTGTGAGAGACACCAGAGGGGCTCATGTTGACTACGCACCGATGCATGACGAAATG GGCAGAGAGTTGCTTCTGTGCGTCAACGATGCCAATGTTGCACTGAGTCATCCACCTGGTGGTGCATTATCTGAGAGGACTCTTAGGAGCACGATGGAG AAGTTCAAGAAGCGGTTCCATAAGATGGCAGCTATGCTTTCTTGCCATGGTGCTCAGTCCAGTGACGTGTATGCACCAGGTAGCCGCGCCGCCAGAGCTAATAAACGGCGTTATGTCCAGAACGAagaggacatagaggaggaggtcaATGAAGAGGAGCCAGCACATCAAGAGGAGCCAACACATCATGATGAGCATGAGTATGATGCAACACATCAAGAGGATCATGAGTAtgatgttgatgctccacaaccatcACAGGTTACACAACCGACACAAGGCAATGCCCGCTCTAGAAAAGGCAAAGCAATAGCTAAGACACCGGGCCAGAAAGGTAGAAAG